In a single window of the Acidobacteriota bacterium genome:
- the mnmA gene encoding tRNA 2-thiouridine(34) synthase MnmA, giving the protein MKIAVAMSGGVDSSAAAALLKEQGHELVGFTMQLWDQRRHVNVDENGDPLPSRCCSLDDVYDARRVAGTLGFPFYVLNLEKDFDRDVVEPFIQSYLAGETPIPCVACNSRLKFASLDRMARSLDCDKVATGHYARVEYDEAADRYRLFRGRNHWKDQSYFLWELTQDQLSRAMFPLGEMMKEEVREIIRGTDAFTAEKQESQEICFVPDGNYSAFIDRFLAHEGREDEIPERGEIVNTAGEVVGEHTGIHRYTIGQRRGLGIAHEKPLYVVQIERAKNQIIVGEDDELDSPEFTARGVNWIAFDEPAEPVRALVKVRYRHDPVPATIHALPDSRARIVFDEPQRAITPGQATIFYDIETGEEVVGGGWIERPDKP; this is encoded by the coding sequence ATGAAGATAGCGGTAGCTATGAGCGGGGGCGTTGACAGCAGCGCTGCGGCCGCACTGTTAAAGGAGCAAGGCCACGAGCTGGTCGGCTTTACGATGCAGCTGTGGGATCAGCGGCGGCACGTGAACGTTGACGAGAACGGCGATCCGCTGCCCAGCCGCTGCTGTTCCTTGGACGACGTTTACGATGCTCGCCGCGTCGCGGGAACTTTGGGTTTTCCGTTCTATGTTCTGAATCTCGAAAAAGATTTCGACCGCGACGTCGTCGAACCTTTTATACAAAGCTACCTTGCGGGCGAAACGCCTATTCCCTGTGTCGCCTGTAATTCGCGTTTGAAGTTCGCATCGCTCGACCGTATGGCTCGGTCATTGGATTGCGACAAGGTCGCGACAGGCCATTACGCACGAGTTGAGTATGACGAAGCGGCAGACCGCTACCGCCTGTTCCGCGGACGAAACCACTGGAAGGACCAGAGCTATTTTCTTTGGGAATTGACACAGGATCAGCTATCGCGTGCGATGTTTCCGCTCGGTGAAATGATGAAGGAAGAGGTTCGCGAAATTATCCGCGGGACCGACGCCTTTACAGCCGAAAAGCAGGAATCGCAGGAGATCTGTTTCGTCCCTGACGGGAATTATTCCGCATTCATAGATCGATTTCTCGCACACGAAGGCCGCGAAGATGAGATACCCGAACGCGGCGAGATCGTGAACACCGCGGGCGAGGTTGTCGGCGAGCACACGGGAATTCACCGCTATACCATTGGCCAGCGTCGGGGACTAGGCATCGCTCACGAAAAGCCGCTTTACGTCGTGCAGATCGAACGGGCCAAGAATCAGATAATTGTCGGCGAAGATGATGAGCTTGATTCGCCGGAATTTACCGCACGCGGCGTGAATTGGATCGCATTTGACGAGCCCGCCGAACCCGTCCGAGCACTCGTCAAAGTGCGCTATCGCCATGATCCGGTTCCGGCCACCATCCACGCACTTCCCGATTCACGTGCCCGCATCGTTTTCGACGAGCCGCAACGCGCCATCACACCAGGACAGGCGACGATCTTTTACGACATCGAGACAGGCGAAGAGGTTGTCGGCGGCGGCTGGATAGAAAGGCCCGACAAACCGTGA
- a CDS encoding 5-formyltetrahydrofolate cyclo-ligase, with translation MTKSELRKKYLEKRSRLTVAETVEMSGAIAERFFAEVDLAAVRNVHTFIRLRKFNEIDTSNIYFRLWRDHPHLKTFAPRMNAATGELESVRFDAETDFTENDWGIREPLGDAADSAELDLVIVPLLCFDTRGHRVGYGKGFYDRFLARCRSDCQKVGVSYFPPETEVSDTTENDIPLDACVTPNRLFRF, from the coding sequence GTGACCAAATCCGAGCTCCGAAAAAAGTATCTCGAAAAACGGTCGCGGCTGACCGTTGCGGAAACTGTCGAAATGTCGGGAGCGATCGCTGAGCGGTTCTTTGCCGAGGTAGATCTGGCCGCCGTCAGGAATGTTCACACGTTCATCCGCCTTCGCAAATTCAACGAGATAGATACCTCGAATATCTATTTCCGCCTGTGGCGTGATCATCCCCACTTAAAAACATTCGCGCCTAGGATGAATGCCGCAACCGGCGAACTCGAGAGCGTGCGGTTTGACGCCGAAACCGATTTCACGGAAAACGACTGGGGCATTCGAGAACCCTTAGGCGATGCGGCGGACTCCGCAGAACTGGACCTTGTCATCGTACCGCTGCTGTGTTTTGACACACGAGGCCACCGCGTCGGCTATGGAAAAGGTTTCTACGACCGTTTCCTAGCCCGATGCAGGTCCGACTGCCAAAAGGTCGGCGTCAGCTATTTCCCGCCGGAAACTGAGGTCTCGGACACGACAGAAAACGACATCCCGCTTGATGCCTGCGTTACGCCGAACCGCTTATTTCGATTTTAG
- the mscL gene encoding large conductance mechanosensitive channel protein MscL gives MINDFKKFIARGNLLDLSIGFIMGAAFTAIVKTLTDGIIMPIVAVLTGGIDFKNKIWDISGTIPANATPEQIQAAVKAGTPVILYGQFINDIITFLIVAVVMFFLARYAINIFKALEAEADPTPQEALLTEIRDILKSK, from the coding sequence ATGATCAACGATTTTAAAAAGTTCATAGCCCGCGGAAACCTGCTGGACCTATCCATCGGTTTTATTATGGGTGCGGCGTTTACGGCTATCGTCAAGACATTGACCGACGGGATAATAATGCCCATCGTCGCGGTGTTGACCGGAGGCATTGATTTCAAAAACAAGATCTGGGACATCAGCGGAACGATCCCGGCAAACGCTACGCCGGAACAGATCCAGGCAGCCGTCAAGGCCGGAACGCCTGTTATCCTGTACGGTCAATTCATCAACGACATCATAACGTTCTTGATCGTAGCGGTGGTGATGTTCTTTTTGGCACGTTATGCCATCAACATTTTCAAAGCCCTTGAGGCGGAGGCAGATCCGACGCCGCAGGAAGCTCTGCTGACTGAGATACGCGACATACTAAAATCGAAATAA
- a CDS encoding polymer-forming cytoskeletal protein, with translation MIRMGRGNRPDNAPAENETQQPAPYAYATETQPVATRAISESDSMARDIKEGRLSGFVGHGTTLTGETVFHAMLRVDGHLIGTVSSDTGTLIVGTNGQVDANVSVAAAMINGSVNGDILATEKLQLGRTARVIGNIQCPKLIVEDGAILEGNCTMLRARETQEEAAAAPAVQYEPEPEPVAEEPFVAASETEEEDSLLDGINDDESVEAAGA, from the coding sequence ATGATCAGAATGGGAAGAGGCAACCGGCCCGATAACGCCCCCGCCGAAAACGAGACACAGCAACCCGCACCATACGCCTACGCGACCGAGACGCAACCCGTCGCCACACGCGCGATATCCGAGAGCGATTCGATGGCCCGTGATATCAAGGAAGGCCGGCTGAGCGGCTTTGTCGGCCACGGCACGACGCTGACCGGCGAGACCGTATTTCACGCGATGCTCCGCGTGGACGGGCACCTGATCGGCACCGTCAGCAGCGATACGGGAACGCTGATCGTCGGCACGAACGGCCAGGTCGATGCCAATGTTTCGGTTGCCGCAGCGATGATAAACGGTTCGGTGAATGGCGACATACTTGCAACGGAAAAGCTCCAGCTCGGCCGCACGGCACGCGTCATCGGCAACATCCAATGCCCAAAGCTGATCGTCGAGGACGGCGCTATTCTGGAAGGCAACTGCACCATGCTGCGTGCCCGCGAGACTCAGGAAGAGGCCGCTGCCGCACCTGCCGTGCAGTACGAGCCTGAACCCGAACCAGTTGCAGAAGAGCCGTTCGTAGCGGCATCAGAGACCGAAGAAGAGGACTCTCTGCTCGACGGCATCAACGACGATGAAAGTGTCGAGGCGGCCGGTGCTTAA
- the ttcA gene encoding tRNA 2-thiocytidine(32) synthetase TtcA, giving the protein MSSVFPKVVKPVPAWHTSKLAFTMQAETKLKTKLLKKMGRAIEDFSMIQDGDRVMVCLSGGKDSYTLLDLLLDVQRRAPVRFEILAVNLDQKQPDFPEHVLPEYLESRGVPYRIVEEDTFSVVKEHIPAGKTYCSLCSRLRRGILYTTAVEERCTKIALGHHADDIIATFLMNLFYVGQLKAMPPILRSDDGRNTIIRPLAYAQESEIAAYAEQQQFPIIPCNLCGSQPNLKRARVKRLVNELEKETPYIRQTMLTAMTNVTGSHLLDNELYDFRNFEPMIKAIPAGHGSVMRELDDVFDHSEAAFAPESHRPNALPVLQ; this is encoded by the coding sequence ATGTCTAGCGTTTTTCCAAAGGTTGTAAAACCCGTTCCGGCGTGGCACACTTCAAAATTGGCGTTTACGATGCAGGCTGAAACGAAACTAAAGACCAAACTGCTCAAAAAGATGGGCCGCGCCATCGAGGATTTTTCGATGATCCAGGATGGCGACCGCGTGATGGTGTGCCTGTCGGGCGGCAAGGACAGCTATACGCTGCTCGATCTGCTGCTCGACGTGCAGCGGCGTGCGCCTGTGCGGTTTGAGATATTGGCCGTAAATCTGGACCAAAAGCAGCCCGATTTTCCCGAACACGTCCTGCCCGAATATCTCGAAAGCCGCGGCGTTCCGTATCGCATCGTTGAGGAAGACACGTTCTCTGTCGTCAAAGAGCACATCCCTGCGGGCAAGACCTATTGCTCGCTGTGCAGCCGACTGCGGCGGGGCATTTTGTACACGACGGCGGTCGAAGAACGCTGTACAAAGATAGCGCTCGGCCATCATGCCGACGACATCATCGCGACGTTTTTGATGAACCTTTTCTACGTTGGCCAGCTAAAGGCGATGCCGCCTATCCTGCGCAGCGACGACGGACGCAATACGATAATACGCCCGCTGGCCTACGCCCAGGAATCAGAGATCGCGGCGTATGCCGAGCAGCAGCAATTTCCCATAATCCCCTGCAATCTGTGCGGTTCGCAGCCCAATCTGAAACGCGCACGCGTCAAGCGGCTTGTCAACGAGCTGGAAAAAGAGACACCATACATCCGCCAGACGATGCTGACCGCGATGACGAACGTCACGGGCTCGCACCTGCTGGACAATGAACTCTACGATTTTCGCAATTTCGAGCCGATGATAAAGGCAATTCCCGCCGGCCACGGCTCCGTGATGCGCGAGCTGGACGACGTATTCGACCACTCCGAAGCCGCCTTCGCCCCCGAATCGCACCGCCCAAATGCTCTTCCCGTGTTGCAATAG
- the tnpA gene encoding IS200/IS605 family transposase yields the protein MANTYSQIYLHFVFSTKNRQPLIHPGIEERVWAYIAGVAKHHGMTPIQIGGIEDHVHALIGCPTTIPPSQIAKALKGDSSYGMRREFEGFHSFGWQDGYGVFSVSRSALTSVADYIRTQREHHSKLSFEDEYIGLLQKHGVEYDEKYLFD from the coding sequence ATGGCAAACACATATTCGCAGATATACCTGCATTTTGTTTTCAGTACAAAAAACAGGCAGCCATTGATTCATCCCGGGATCGAGGAACGCGTTTGGGCCTACATCGCGGGCGTCGCAAAACATCATGGGATGACGCCGATCCAGATCGGCGGAATTGAAGATCATGTTCATGCTCTCATCGGGTGTCCAACGACCATACCACCGAGTCAGATAGCCAAGGCGTTGAAAGGGGACTCTTCATATGGAATGAGACGGGAGTTTGAGGGATTCCATTCTTTTGGTTGGCAGGATGGTTATGGTGTTTTTTCCGTTTCAAGGTCGGCCCTAACATCGGTTGCGGATTATATCCGAACCCAACGTGAGCACCACTCTAAGTTGTCATTCGAAGATGAATACATCGGACTTCTGCAAAAGCACGGTGTGGAGTACGACGAAAAATATTTGTTCGATTGA
- a CDS encoding very short patch repair endonuclease, with product MYIRDKRSPVPKSEAVSRVMSANRGKDSGPEVLLRKALWRRGFRGYRLHYKRVPGRPDIAFVSRRLAIFVHGCFWHRCPKCKYPLPKNNTAFWQEKFDRNVARDRKKTRDLRRTGWQVIAVWECDLKRRFDRTLSRIISHLS from the coding sequence ATGTACATTCGCGATAAACGTTCGCCGGTTCCCAAGAGCGAGGCCGTATCCCGTGTGATGAGCGCGAACCGCGGAAAGGATTCAGGCCCCGAGGTCCTGCTGCGAAAGGCACTTTGGCGGCGAGGCTTTCGCGGATATCGCCTTCACTACAAACGCGTCCCCGGCCGTCCCGATATTGCTTTTGTTTCACGCCGATTGGCGATCTTTGTCCACGGCTGTTTCTGGCACCGCTGCCCGAAATGCAAGTATCCGTTGCCGAAGAACAACACCGCATTTTGGCAGGAAAAATTTGACCGCAATGTTGCCCGGGACCGAAAAAAGACGCGTGACCTACGCCGAACCGGCTGGCAGGTCATAGCGGTTTGGGAATGCGATCTGAAACGCCGTTTTGACCGCACGCTTTCCCGCATTATCTCTCACCTCAGCTAA
- a CDS encoding helix-turn-helix transcriptional regulator yields MEKSIYSQEYSLFLEHLRKAREEKGLTQTEVAERLGQTQSFVSKVERGERRIDIVELRAFCNAIGIDLPKFVAKIERTLDTL; encoded by the coding sequence ATGGAAAAATCGATCTATTCGCAGGAGTACTCCCTTTTTCTTGAGCATCTCCGAAAGGCCCGCGAGGAAAAGGGACTTACTCAGACCGAAGTAGCCGAAAGGCTTGGCCAGACGCAAAGCTTTGTCAGCAAGGTCGAACGAGGCGAACGCCGTATCGACATCGTCGAACTCAGAGCATTTTGCAACGCGATCGGAATAGACCTTCCAAAATTCGTCGCAAAGATCGAACGAACACTAGACACGCTATGA
- the dcm gene encoding DNA (cytosine-5-)-methyltransferase has product MSRKDIRVVELFAGVGGFRLGLEGWKGKSPSSGYTKPYKTPFKVIWSNQYEPSTKIQHASKVYEERFGSDNHVNEDIFPYPIEKIPDHDMLVGGFPCQDYSVARTLNQAEGLAGKKGVLWWAIERILRQKKSRKPEFVFLENVDRLLKSPAKQRGRDFAVMLASLSDLGYAVEWRVINAADYGMPQRRRRVFILAYRRNSKIWKELTKTKDLTNWIERDGIFASSFPVKEVSNTIKTKFEINGTLDSISNRFPMDLHEDNHEVTTSESSPFENSGVMVGRNVYTLRTEPDFHGKRTTLGEVIYRNGSFDIDSSFFLSEENLDVWKYLKGAKKNNPRKSKSGFIYHYNEGPMSFPDPLDRPSRTIITGEGGATPSRFKHVVEVNGSLRRLVPEELERLNMFPPGHTKVEGISDVKRAFFMGNALVVGVVEMVGRELAKRTE; this is encoded by the coding sequence ATGAGCCGAAAAGACATCAGAGTTGTAGAACTTTTCGCCGGCGTGGGTGGCTTTCGATTGGGCCTTGAAGGCTGGAAGGGGAAATCACCGTCGTCCGGCTACACGAAACCCTACAAGACACCTTTCAAAGTGATCTGGTCCAATCAGTACGAGCCATCTACCAAGATTCAGCATGCCTCCAAAGTTTATGAGGAACGATTTGGTTCCGACAATCATGTAAACGAGGATATTTTTCCATATCCAATCGAAAAGATTCCCGATCACGATATGTTGGTTGGCGGCTTTCCTTGTCAAGACTATTCAGTCGCACGAACTCTGAATCAGGCCGAGGGTTTGGCTGGAAAGAAAGGGGTATTGTGGTGGGCAATTGAGAGAATCCTTCGTCAAAAGAAGAGTAGAAAGCCGGAATTCGTATTTCTAGAAAATGTGGATCGGCTGCTTAAATCTCCTGCAAAGCAAAGAGGTCGAGATTTTGCAGTAATGCTTGCCTCGCTTAGTGATTTGGGCTACGCAGTTGAGTGGAGAGTGATTAATGCAGCTGATTACGGGATGCCTCAGCGCCGCCGCCGAGTCTTCATATTGGCCTATCGTCGGAATTCAAAGATTTGGAAAGAGCTAACTAAGACAAAAGATCTTACAAATTGGATAGAAAGGGACGGCATCTTCGCAAGTTCGTTCCCTGTTAAAGAGGTATCGAATACAATCAAAACTAAATTTGAAATTAACGGTACGCTAGATTCAATTTCTAATCGATTTCCAATGGACCTTCATGAGGATAACCATGAGGTGACTACTTCGGAAAGCAGCCCATTTGAGAACAGCGGAGTTATGGTGGGGCGAAATGTTTACACGCTTCGAACTGAGCCGGATTTTCACGGTAAAAGGACGACTCTGGGTGAAGTAATTTACCGAAATGGGTCCTTTGATATAGATTCTTCATTCTTTCTGTCGGAAGAGAATCTTGATGTCTGGAAGTACCTTAAAGGTGCAAAGAAAAACAATCCGAGAAAATCGAAATCAGGATTCATTTATCATTACAACGAAGGACCAATGTCATTTCCTGATCCGCTCGATCGACCGTCTAGGACAATCATTACTGGTGAAGGCGGAGCAACACCGTCTCGCTTCAAACACGTTGTAGAGGTAAATGGTTCGTTGAGGAGGCTTGTTCCCGAAGAACTTGAAAGGCTCAATATGTTTCCGCCCGGCCATACGAAAGTGGAAGGGATTTCTGATGTGAAGAGAGCTTTTTTTATGGGTAACGCTCTAGTTGTCGGGGTTGTAGAAATGGTCGGGCGAGAATTGGCAAAAAGAACTGAATGA
- a CDS encoding GIY-YIG nuclease family protein has protein sequence MPDARRNRVFKLERDDIRFPIWRKKVDGSIFNERMITVPNSFVGFWKLKRRFAGIRSKRDEKSIVPIFFEGEKFAGNITGHKTRSNLFRISYGADLAEKLKDTFAMSFMRDLEFKLGDYANDERRENIEDLIPFWEFLDVEYDDIKNEIFFTCHYRQRPHFSHLFKKIVDSTILSRIELEFESKHEKRIINSKWYPRSELKNHFDAKNVLYFLLDEPSQQIYVGEASSLKSRLSAKRPEIPTWTHFRYDILPPLLEPFRVEIEFMMISAFMNLCRCDSFKGKPKIISEYQLMNKKYLSK, from the coding sequence ATGCCAGATGCGAGACGCAACAGAGTATTCAAACTGGAACGGGACGATATTCGTTTTCCTATATGGAGAAAGAAAGTAGATGGTTCCATTTTTAACGAGCGAATGATAACTGTTCCAAACTCGTTTGTTGGCTTTTGGAAGCTTAAAAGACGGTTTGCGGGGATCCGGTCTAAGAGAGACGAAAAAAGTATCGTCCCAATCTTTTTTGAAGGTGAAAAGTTCGCAGGTAATATCACGGGACACAAGACCAGATCCAATTTATTTCGCATTTCATATGGTGCCGATCTAGCTGAAAAGTTGAAGGATACATTCGCAATGTCCTTTATGCGCGATCTCGAGTTCAAGCTTGGTGACTACGCCAATGATGAAAGGCGAGAGAATATTGAAGATCTCATACCTTTTTGGGAATTCCTCGATGTCGAATATGACGACATAAAGAATGAGATATTTTTTACTTGCCATTATCGGCAAAGACCACATTTCTCTCATCTGTTCAAGAAGATAGTGGATTCTACTATTCTAAGCCGTATTGAATTAGAGTTTGAAAGCAAGCATGAGAAGCGAATAATTAACAGCAAGTGGTATCCTAGATCAGAGCTAAAGAATCATTTTGACGCAAAAAATGTTCTTTACTTTCTGCTCGATGAACCTAGTCAACAAATCTATGTTGGAGAGGCTAGTTCGTTGAAATCAAGGCTCTCCGCCAAAAGACCAGAAATCCCGACTTGGACGCACTTTCGATACGATATCCTTCCGCCCCTCCTTGAGCCTTTTCGGGTTGAGATAGAGTTTATGATGATCTCCGCATTTATGAACCTCTGTCGTTGCGACTCATTTAAGGGTAAACCGAAGATTATCTCTGAGTATCAATTGATGAATAAGAAATATCTGTCTAAATAG
- a CDS encoding serine hydrolase, translating to MRYRYLYTLSLVFALMMSAMPLAALGQTGTATAAANPYAARLASIEERAEKRRAELGIPGMSLVIVKDDEVIYAKGLGYKDLEGKVPVTADTQLPIASATKAFTGLSVLMTAEDGKFSLNDSPKKVLPYFKMADPDTDKNITIRDLLTHSSGLTRTDLAMITGRLTRQELIRVVGEAKPDAKLGEKFGYQNIMFAAAGEAVAEAQKMPWERFVPERIFKPLGMTNSSMTAADMQKAKDYAFGYNYNTDTKEHIRVPFREITDTAPAGSINSSANDMAKWLRFAMNRGKVGDKQLISDASFAEWIKPHMKVTPTGSVGYGLGWFVQTWNGMTVVQHGGNIDGFTSLVGFMPEKKLGFALLMNVGNAPLGNELMDVIWDRMLRDPAAMPSVTADEMQKLAGKYNLTPTVEIDVSIKEGKLVMTLPGQPPYALEPTGPRKFKPAGLPDGFAANFSPAEGQAAELELVQPGRTSKAPRAGAEPAKTTAESGANPAKELVGKYDAPGAAGLIEVKDDAGKVTFNIPGQQPYELRERKKDEFAMQPLPDTYFLTVKRDDKGAVAAVAVNQPEGVFEFKRSAAAGTVDYGITVDELMKKAIDAMGGEANIRRITSRVIEMDVNLENQGVRAKTTSWAKAPNRTATETKFTAIGKDIGQMWSYFDGKNGEEIYTFAPNEKLTGKRLADTARGADLYAALELEKYFSKIEITGKGKVGDEETWIVSFTPRDGTPYREHYSTKTFRPVRREGVIVSGTSSIQLPYTSDFADYREVDGVWLPFRTTTETPSMGRNVAVTTSVRHNAAIDDKLFAPRKLD from the coding sequence ATGAGATACCGCTACCTTTACACACTTTCGCTCGTTTTTGCCCTGATGATGTCGGCGATGCCACTTGCCGCACTCGGACAGACCGGAACCGCGACAGCGGCAGCAAATCCATATGCCGCACGGCTTGCGTCAATCGAAGAACGCGCCGAAAAACGCCGTGCTGAGCTCGGAATTCCCGGAATGTCGCTGGTGATCGTCAAGGACGACGAGGTCATTTACGCAAAAGGACTCGGCTACAAGGATCTCGAAGGCAAGGTGCCCGTCACGGCCGACACGCAGCTACCGATAGCGTCGGCGACCAAAGCGTTCACGGGCCTGTCGGTTTTGATGACTGCGGAGGACGGCAAATTTTCGCTCAACGATTCTCCAAAAAAGGTACTCCCGTATTTCAAAATGGCTGACCCCGACACGGACAAGAACATCACCATACGCGATCTGCTGACGCATTCTTCGGGGCTGACGCGCACAGACCTGGCGATGATCACCGGCCGTCTGACGCGGCAGGAACTGATCCGCGTTGTTGGCGAGGCAAAGCCCGACGCCAAGCTCGGCGAAAAGTTCGGCTATCAGAACATAATGTTCGCCGCCGCGGGTGAGGCCGTCGCAGAAGCGCAAAAGATGCCGTGGGAGCGTTTCGTGCCCGAGCGGATCTTCAAGCCGCTCGGCATGACGAACAGCAGCATGACCGCAGCCGATATGCAGAAAGCGAAGGACTACGCGTTCGGCTACAACTACAACACCGACACCAAAGAACACATACGCGTGCCGTTTCGCGAGATCACCGACACGGCGCCCGCGGGCTCTATTAATTCATCGGCGAACGACATGGCGAAATGGCTGCGTTTTGCGATGAACCGCGGCAAGGTTGGCGACAAACAGCTCATTTCCGATGCGAGCTTTGCAGAATGGATCAAGCCGCATATGAAGGTAACGCCAACGGGCTCAGTAGGTTACGGGCTCGGTTGGTTCGTCCAAACGTGGAACGGCATGACCGTCGTCCAGCACGGCGGCAACATCGACGGCTTTACGTCGCTCGTCGGTTTCATGCCGGAAAAGAAGCTCGGTTTCGCTCTGCTGATGAACGTCGGAAACGCGCCGCTCGGCAACGAGCTGATGGACGTCATCTGGGACCGCATGCTCCGCGATCCGGCGGCGATGCCGTCGGTTACGGCCGACGAGATGCAGAAGCTCGCGGGCAAATACAACCTGACGCCGACGGTCGAGATCGATGTCAGCATAAAAGAAGGCAAGCTCGTGATGACGCTGCCCGGCCAGCCGCCTTACGCGCTGGAGCCGACAGGTCCGCGTAAATTCAAACCCGCGGGGCTGCCCGACGGTTTCGCGGCGAACTTCTCGCCCGCCGAAGGCCAGGCCGCCGAGCTCGAACTCGTTCAGCCCGGACGTACGAGCAAGGCACCGCGTGCCGGCGCAGAGCCCGCAAAAACAACGGCCGAATCAGGCGCGAATCCCGCGAAAGAACTCGTCGGCAAATACGACGCTCCCGGAGCCGCCGGCCTGATCGAGGTCAAGGACGACGCCGGCAAGGTCACGTTCAACATCCCCGGCCAGCAGCCCTACGAACTCCGCGAACGCAAAAAGGACGAATTCGCGATGCAGCCGCTGCCCGACACGTATTTTCTGACCGTCAAACGCGATGACAAAGGCGCCGTGGCGGCCGTCGCGGTGAATCAGCCCGAAGGCGTGTTCGAATTCAAACGCTCGGCGGCCGCCGGCACTGTTGACTACGGCATAACGGTTGACGAGCTGATGAAAAAGGCCATCGACGCTATGGGTGGCGAAGCGAACATCCGCCGCATCACGTCGCGTGTGATTGAAATGGACGTGAACCTGGAAAATCAGGGCGTCCGTGCAAAAACGACCTCATGGGCAAAGGCGCCGAACCGCACCGCCACCGAGACGAAATTCACCGCCATCGGCAAAGACATCGGCCAAATGTGGAGCTATTTTGACGGCAAGAACGGCGAGGAGATATACACATTTGCCCCCAACGAGAAACTGACCGGCAAACGGCTGGCCGACACGGCACGCGGTGCCGATCTATATGCGGCGCTCGAGCTTGAAAAGTATTTCTCAAAGATCGAGATCACCGGCAAGGGCAAGGTCGGCGACGAAGAGACGTGGATCGTCAGCTTTACGCCACGCGACGGCACGCCGTATCGCGAGCACTATTCGACCAAGACGTTCCGCCCCGTCCGCCGCGAAGGCGTCATCGTCTCGGGCACCAGTTCGATCCAGTTGCCCTACACGTCCGATTTCGCCGATTACCGCGAGGTTGACGGCGTCTGGCTGCCGTTCCGCACCACGACCGAAACGCCGTCGATGGGCCGCAACGTCGCCGTAACGACGTCCGTCCGTCACAACGCCGCGATCGACGACAAGCTCTTCGCCCCGCGGAAATTGGACTAA
- a CDS encoding class I SAM-dependent methyltransferase — MNSSLYTIPPGIDDAVDEICLVADTVEGYLHPNEKRFLAIVGAIPTTEGEILEVGAFKGKSTVILARAARLSDGAMVHSVDPMTAPSITDPDLKGALSTLADFRENVRKTGVEDAITLHQMFSQELAPTWDRKLRLLWIDGDHLYAGVRADIEGFMPHLADGAIVAFHDVLHRYDGGIRVFAENILLSPHFGAFGFSGSIGWAQFHADGDTAEFTKQKIKFYRRLARMIPYHVYPAKLSRFEKEKYNFYKFLVPHGRVDPNKWVKQLKTKR; from the coding sequence ATGAACTCAAGCCTCTATACGATCCCGCCCGGCATCGACGATGCGGTTGATGAGATATGCCTTGTCGCCGATACGGTCGAGGGATATCTACATCCAAATGAAAAGCGCTTTCTCGCCATCGTCGGAGCTATTCCGACCACTGAAGGCGAGATCCTTGAAGTAGGTGCATTTAAGGGCAAATCGACGGTCATTCTTGCGCGGGCCGCTCGGTTGAGTGACGGTGCGATGGTTCATTCCGTAGATCCGATGACGGCTCCGTCGATTACGGATCCAGATCTGAAAGGCGCCTTGAGCACGTTGGCGGATTTTCGAGAAAATGTCCGAAAGACCGGCGTCGAAGACGCAATTACCTTGCATCAGATGTTCTCGCAGGAGCTTGCACCGACGTGGGACCGCAAGCTCCGCCTGCTCTGGATCGACGGCGATCATTTGTATGCAGGCGTCCGAGCCGACATCGAAGGGTTTATGCCGCACTTGGCCGACGGGGCGATAGTCGCATTTCACGACGTATTGCACAGGTACGATGGGGGCATTCGCGTTTTCGCGGAGAACATACTACTTTCGCCGCATTTCGGAGCTTTTGGGTTTTCCGGCTCGATCGGTTGGGCTCAGTTTCATGCGGACGGCGACACCGCGGAATTCACAAAACAGAAGATCAAATTCTATCGCCGGCTCGCTCGCATGATCCCGTATCACGTTTATCCGGCAAAACTCTCGCGATTTGAGAAAGAAAAATATAACTTTTACAAGTTTCTAGTGCCTCACGGACGCGTTGATCCGAATAAGTGGGTGAAGCAGCTAAAGACGAAGCGATGA